CTTTCCTCGGAAATAGATCCGGATTCGGTTGAGGCCTCCAGCAAAAACGGCATTCTGACGGTCAAACTCCCTCTGATAAACAAAAACAGGATGCAAAAAATAAAGGTCAGGGAAAGTTAATAAATAATTGCAAAATAAAAACATCGATGTCCGACATCGATGTTTTTATTTCTTTTCCGCCGCGTCGTGCCCGCCGAATTGATTCCTCAAAGCCGAGAGAACTTTTCCGGCGTAGCTTGGATTTTTCTCCGACTGCCTGCGGAAATTGACGGACTCTTCAATCACGGGAACTGGAACATTAAGCCTTTTTGCTTCTTCCGTCGTCCATAAACCTTCTCCCGTCGCCGCCACTTTGCTTGATATTCCATCCAAATCTTCCCCATATTTTTCAAACGCTTTTTGAGCCCAGCCGATAAGCCTGGACTCGATAACGCTTCCTTTGTTATACAAAGCGGCCACCTCCTTCATAGATAAATCAAATTCCGACTTTTTAAGCACCGAGAACCCTTCGGCTATGGCCTGCATCATGCCGTACTCAATGCCGTTATGAACCATCTTTACAAAATGTCCCGCTCCGCATTTGCCCATGTATCCATAAGCGCCCGGCGCGGCGATGTCGGCGAAAAGCTCCAGATGTTCCCGATAAGTTTTTTCTTCGCCGCCGATCATAAGGCACGCTCCGTCCCTGGCTCCGCCCGGGCCGCCGGAAACGCCGACATCAAGAAAATTGACTCCTTTACCTTCAAGCATTTTCCCTCTTCTGACAGTTTCGGCGTAAGGAGAATTCCCTCCGTCAATGACGGTGTCTCCCGCGTTCAAACGCGGTAAAATTTCGTCCAAAACTTCGTCCACGGTCTGATGAGGCGTCATAAGCCACATCAACCGCGGCGATTCAAGAGATGAAACAAGTTTGGCGATATTTTCGGCGCCCCTTGCGCCGCTTTTGGCGGCGCGCGCCGCCGCCTCGGGATTTTTATCGTAGACGACAATTTCGTAGCCAAACCCAAGAAGCCTCTCCACCATATTGAGACCCATTTTCCCCAAACCGATGTATCCTATTTTTTTCTTCATTTAGTTTTTTTATATTATGCCGAAGGTGAGAATCGGACCCGCCCGCCACGACTGCCGTCGGGCATGTCGGGCGCGGCTCACGACCATTTCTTTTTCAGAGAAGTGCTCCCCGCCCGCAACGCCAGAGCAAGCTCATGCTTGCGATGGCGGACGCGGTATCACTGATCTACACACATTATTATATCTTATTTGGTGCCGAAGGTGAGAATCGGACTCACGACCCCTTCTTTTTCAGAGAAGTGCTCTACCACTGAGCTACTTCGGCGCAATTAATTTATTTAATCCTAATCTATTTTTTAAAAATCTTCTACCAAAACCAGTTTTGAAAAAATTTTCTCTTGCAAGCGCGCTTTCTTTACTTAAACACGCCTCATAATATATTAATTTTATAGGTAATCTGTTTTTTGTCGCTTCAACCAAACCAGCTGAATGTTCATCAAATCTTTGCTTCAGGTTCTCGCTAAAACCTATATATAAATTCTTGTCTTTTCCGCTTAATAATACGTATGTATAAAACATAAATTAATTAAGAAGCACAGGACCACTGACCGCGCCCGCAACGCCAGCAAGACAACTTGCTTGGCTTGCGTGGCGGGCGGGGTTCTACTCCAGCTCTTTAATTCTTCGGCAGTAAATTTTCCAAACCTTTCAGCAAGTCGGCGGAAATGCCCTGATTCAGGTTTTCGCTTACCTCGTTGATTTTGTTCACGCCGCCGGAAACGGATTGCAAAACTTCCAGATATTTTTTAAGGTACGGCTCTATGTACCAGTAGGCTCCGTAGGAAATGCCGATTATAAGCACCCACTTCAAAATCCAAAAAACATTACCCATAATACGGGCTCTGTTCATTTTTTGCAATATCTCCAGGCTCTTTTTGTTCAGCTCTATGTTTTGCCTCAATAAAACCTTAAGTTCCTCCTCTGACATATAAATATGGGCTAAATTTTCCCCTCCCTTATCTGCTTGATGTAAACTTCGCCTTCCGCTTTGAAGTCCGGCCTGATTTTTATAGCTTCCTCAATTTGCTCAATGGATTGTGTTCTTTTGCCGGTCTGGAAGTAAACCGCGGCCAGATTGAGGCGGTATTGTATTTCGCTGGGATTTTGCTCTATGAATTTCTTGAGAATGCTCTCCACTTTCGCGTAATTGTTCTTGCTGGCGTAAGCCTTCAAAAATCTTTCGTCGGCGATTATCGTCCCCCCATGGTCTTTCATCAGTTCTTCGGCCAACTTATCCTGTCCGGCAAATACGGCTCCGACGGCGTAGATTTGCCTGGCTTCGTCATATTCCTGGTCCAACTTAAAAGATTTTTTTAATGTCTCCAAGCCTTTATCGTATTGTTTGGAGTTAATATAAGAAGTTCCCAGTTCAAAATAAAGCTGTTGCTTGTTGGGCGACAGCGTAATGGCTTCGTTTAAAACCTCAATAGCCTTGACGTTGTCGCCTTTCTTGTTGTAAAGCGACGCCAAAAATACCATTTCCCTGATATCGTCCGGGTATTCTTCGGTCTGTTTGACCATTTGTTCCAGCGTGTAATCCATAATCTCGTTGCTTAACGCCTGATCGGGAATTCTGCCGTAAACGGTCATGGCGAAATTGGCCAGATGCTCTCTGGCTTCCATTTTTCCGAACGAGTCATAAGCGATGGCCTTTTTAAAACTGTCCAAAGTTTCGCGGTATTGGCCGGTGCCGGAAAGCTTGAACGCGTCAATTATCCCCTTGGAAGTCATAATGCCGGGAACATTTAACGCGTAGACGCTGAACAAAGCGCCTCCCGCCAAAACCGTGGCAGCCATAGCTTTGCCGTAATTGAATTCTTCGCCCGCTTTTTGAGGAACGGCGGCCGGCGATTGTTTACTCGTCCTGGCATGGATGTACGCCAGAAAAACAGTGAAAAGAACCCAACTGGCAAGATTGTCAAAAACGAAAAGATTATGAAAGAAATATGCCCCAAACATGCCGGTCAACAAAGCCGCGTCAGTGGCGGAAAAAACACCTTTCTTTTTCCCTCTCCAGACCGCGAAAATTCCGGAGCCGAAAAGTCCGAGGTAAACCAAAAGACCGAACATCCCGTTCATCGTCAGTCGGTCAAAAAACACATTGTGCGCTCGATCAAACCAAGGTTCTTGCTTCCATAAAATCGGTTCGTAATATTTGTTGAAAACAAGGTTGTAGTTTTCCGGTCCCCAGCCGAAAAGCGGTTTTTCTTTAAATCCGTTCCAGCTCATCTTCCATATATTCAACCTGGATTCCGTAGTCCTTTCCGTGACTGAAATAACCGAAAAGCGGGTCAGTACAGGGCTGGCTTTAACAAAGGCAGAATCCTTCATCAACCAAAAAGCGCCCGACACCGCCAAAATCCCGACAATAAACGCCAATGAAACCTTCTTCAATTTTTTGCTTTGCGAAAACAACACAATCAAAAAAGAAGAAACCAGCAATCCGCCCATTATGCCCAAAATCGCTCCTCTGGTGGCTGTGTAATAAAGAACCACCGCTTCCAGAATTACAACCGGCAGATAAGCGTATTTTGCTCGGCCGCTTTGCCGGAAGTACATAATCATTGCCAGAAAAATGTGCATCACCATATAAATGGCCAGGTAGGTGGCGTTGCCCAGCGTCGCGTCCAGCCTGTTGCCCTGATGGGTCGCCAACGCCCCGCTTAATTGCAAAACGCCGTAAACGGCCACAATAACACTTACCCCCAATGTTGTGTTTAAAAACCAACCCCAAACTTTTTCGGTTTTTAAGAGCGCGGTTAGCGCGATGAAATAGGCGAACAGATGGATATAGGTTATCAGTCCCTCCATTCTTTCGTAGTTGGACCAGAAGCTCTTGTAAAAATTAACTCCGAAAATAGAGGAGAGAATCATTGAACCAAGAAACGCCCCGAACATCCATAAAATCCAGCCCTTGGCCGGGCGATATCTGGCGTCAAAAATCATCAAAACCAGCCATAGAGCGGCAACCACCTCCACCATTATCCTGAAGGTAAAATTTTTCCCGGTAATGAACGGAAAAAACATATTGGAAGACACTATTAGCACAATAAACGGCGTCAAAAAGACGCCCAGCAAAGCAAAATATTTAATTATGTTAAAGCTTTTATTCATATGAGTTATATGCTATATTAGCACACAAATATGATTTCAGGCAATCGCCTCAAGAAAATATCATTGGCTGCCGGCGACGCCGTCGCTTTCTACGCAAGTTTGTTTCTGGCTCTTACCGTCCGCTACTGGTCATTCCCGGGACAGGAACTCTGGGAAATACACCGGGGGCCTTTTTTGTTTGTAAACGCCCTTTGGATACTCATTCTTTATATCTCCGGATTTTACGACCCCAATAAATTTATCAATTCAACAAAAATACTGGCTGTCCTGAAAACAATGGCCATCGGCGCCGGCGGAGCCATTCTTATTTTTTATTTCATCCCTTATTTCAACATCGCGCCCAAAACCAATCTTTTCATTGACGCGGCCTTTTCTTCCATGCTTTTGTGGGGCTGGAGAAATTTTTTCAAACTTGTTTCCATAAAAAGCCACAAAATAAAGGTGTTTTTTTTGGGCGAGTCCAAAGAAACCATGGAATTTAAAGATTTCCTGGATGTCAACCCTCATCTCGGATACAAAACCGTCGGCGACGCCGAAGCGGCCGACATAATAGTAGCAACGGAAGAAAGCAAGCAGGACAAGGAAACAGTCAAAACTCTTTACGAAAAAGTGCTGGCCGGAAAGACGATAATGGAATTCAGCCGACTTTACGAGTCGCTGACGGGCAAGGTTCCGGTTTCCGCGATAAGCAAGGCTTGGTTTATGGAAAACCTTCTGGAGATAAACAAACAAAGTTTTGAGAAAGTTAAAAAATGGTTAGACCTGGCTTTGACCGTGGTCGTATTTTCCCTATTCGCCGCGACTTTTCCTTTCGTGGCTTTGGCCATTAAAACCACTAGCCCCGGTCCGATTTTCTATCGCCAGAAAAGGGCGGGCAAAAACGGAGAACCGATTGAGATAATAAAATACCGTTCCATGGTAAAAGACGCCGAAAAAAACGGCGCCGAATGGGCCAAAGCCAAAGACAACCGCGTGACCATTATCGGCAACTTCTTAAGAAAAACGAGAATAGACGAACTGCCCCAGGTCATCAACGTGGCCAAGGGCGAGCTTTCCTTCGTCGGCCCGCGCCCGGAAAGGCCGGAATTCACCGCCGAACTGGCCAAAAAAATACCTTATTACCCGATGCGGCAACTGATCAAGCCGGGACTCACCGGCTGGGCGCAGATAAACTTCCCCTACGGAGCTTCCATTGAAGACGCGACCCAGAAACTTCAATACGACCTTTACTATGTAAAAAACAGGTCGTTGCCTTTGGAAATATCAATCCTGCTTAAAACCATAATGACGATATTAAGAAGAGAAGGGCGTTAACCAGGAATTAGGTTGCAGGTTGCAGGTTGCAGGTTTTTAAAATTTTTCCTAATTCCTACAAGCTAACTCCTACAACCTAAACAATAATTCCTCCTCCCGCCAGCTCCTCCCCGTCATAAATCACCAACGATTGACCGGGCGTAACAGCTTTTTGGGGATTATCAAACAGAATCACGAATTCAGAATTATGAATTAATATATTATTTGAATTTTCTCTTTTTTCCTTGATTCTTAATTCTTGATTCTTAATTCTAATTTTGCATTCTTCCAGCGGCTGACGGTACCTTATTCTCGCCTTATATTTTTTATTTTTGTCTGGAGCAAAACCGCTTATCCAATTCGCGTCCATTATCGCGACTTCTTTTTCAGCAAATTTATTTTCCGCCGCTTTTTCCGCCGCCACCAAAATATTTTTCTTAAAATCTTTGGCGACGACATAATAAGGCGCCGCGCCGCCTTTGAAGCCGAAACCGCGCCGCTGGCCGATGGTGTAAAACGCCAGACCATCATGCGTCCCGATTGTTTCCTTTTTCTCGTTTACCACTTTTCCTTTCTTCGGCTTGATGCTCTTTTTCAAAAAATCTTCCATATTAAATTCGCCGATAAAACACACCCCCTGGCTTTCCTCTTTTTCCGCCGTCGCTAAACCGTGTTTTTTAGCAATTTCCCTTACTTCCGACTTCAATAAATCGCCTATTGGGAAAAGGCAGTGTTTAAGCTGCTCCTGCGTCAAAGTCCACAAGAAATAAGACTGGTCTTTATTGAGATCTTTGGCAATTTTTAATCTACCTTTCTCAATTTTCACATAATGGCCAGTGGCGATATGATCAGCGCCCATCGCCAAGGCTTTCTTCAAAAACACGCCGAACTTAATGTGCTTGTTGCACATAATGTCCGGGTTGGGCGTCCGACCGGCTTTGTATTCGCTTATCATGTAATCCGCCACTTCTTTTTTGTACTCTTTCTCAGCGTCAATGGTTATAAACGGAATGCCCAGTTTGGCGCACACTCTCATCGCGTCGCGCCTGTCTTCTTTCCACGAGCAAATAATGCCTGGAGGATACCAGCCTTTGATATAACAACCAACCAAATTATAACCCTGCTTTCGGAGCAGCAAAGCCGCGACGGAACTGTCCACCCCGCCTGACATCGCTACAAAAACCTTTGTTTTTTTATTTTCACCCGATTTTTTCACCCTAAAATAATACAATATAAATCAAAACAAGTCCAGAGTTACTTCAGGTATTTTTCAACGTTTTTCAGGTGCTCCTCGTAGGTTCTGGCGAAACGGGTCGTGCTGTTTTTGTCGTGGAGATAATACAGGTAGGGTGAATCTTCAGGATTTAAAGCGGCGTCTATGGCGTCCAAACCTGGATTGGCGATTGGACCGGGCGGCAATCCTTTGTAAAGATACGTATTGTAAGGCGAATCAATTTTGAAATTTCTTTTTCTCCGGTAATATAAGGGAAAACAGCGTCAACCTGCAAAGGCATGTTTATTTTTATTCTCTTCCATAAGATACCGGAAATGACTTTCCTGTCCTGCCCATTTGAAGCTTCTTTCTCTATCATGGAAGCCATAATTAGCGCATCTTTGCTTATGTCGCCGACTTTCTTTTTGAAATTGGCGGTCATCTCCCCTATTATTTCTTCCGCTTCGGCGGTTTTAAAAAACAAATACGTGTCAGGAAACAAATACCCTTCTTTGCCTTCGCTTTCCTTGATGAATTTTTCCTTGTCAAAATATTCAAAGTCGGAAAACATTCCGGCAATGTCCAGATTGTCGGAGCCTTCCGGCACCACTATCTTTACCGGTTGCACTCCAAACTCCCCCCTGACGACGCGCCGGATTATCGCCAGCGCCGAAGTCCGCTTTTCAAACAAATAATCGCCGTGCTTTATTTTATTGGCCTTGGCGGAAATCCCGGCCGCCACGACAAAAGCCGTTTTGTTTTTTATCAGATTTTCGTTTTTCATCAATCCCGAAACTTCCCTCAAGCTTGCTCCCTTTTTAATCCTTATCATTTTATCTTCAGGAAAATTTTCCGGAGGCGCCAGAAAAACCTGCCACGAGAAAAAAGACAGCAGCAAAAAAGAAACCGGCCACAAGATGTATGTTTTGAGAATAATCCTCATTTACAACCGACTTGCCCCTTACCGCTCGGCGGGGTACCGGGAAGTGATAAATGGTGGCCAGTTCCTCGGTATTTAAAACGTAAGTCTTGCGGGAGTAAGAAACCGGTATGTAGAAAGCCGCCCTCTGGCAATAAGCGGCAAACATTCTTCTTTCTCTGGCGGACTCCCTGGATTCCCTTAATAAATAATTGACGTAAGCCGTGGCGTTTATCCTCTTGAATCCATTCAGATTGTGAGCGTTATACTGGGTCATCGCGCCGGTAATTACATGCGGCATCGCCCGGTTGAACAAATCCTTTTCCGCCAGATAAGCCACACGGACGCAGGTGTCAAAACCAAGCTTGGAAACGTTTCTCTCAATCGCCTCCAGCACAATCCTTTCCCCGGGAGAAAGCATCAGCGAGCTGAAAGAGTCTTCTTCTTTTTGGTCCCTCTTCATCATTTTTTCCACCAGTTTTGCGCCGGCGTCTTTCCATTTTGTTTTGGTGGAACGTATCAAAATCTGAAACCAGATTTGTTCGCCCGCTTTCAAAGATCCCATAAGCTCCAGAAGAGACGTCATCGGGTCCGTTTTCTGTTCTTCTTCGGCCGCGAGATTGTCCAGCCCGTAGTCAATGTATGTTCTTATGGGATAAGCGTCTTCTTTTTCCAGAATATATTCGCCGGCGTAAAACTTTAGATTCTCCTTGTCGCCCCGGGCGACGGCCAGAGTGTAATCATCAACCTGCTCCAATTCTATGTCCGGGTACTGGGCGTAGATTTGCGATTCAACCAGTTTTTTGATGCCTTTGGGGATGTATAAATAAAAATGAATTTGGCCGCCGAAGCTCGCCACCTCCAGGCTGAACCACGGGCGCAAAACCCCTTTCCAGTATTTATCCACGAAGTTTCCGTCCCTCCTCTGCAGATGAAGGACGTTTAAAATCATTTCCATCGCCCGCGGACTTTTAGGGATTTCTCGGGGGAATTTTATTTCCAGCATCGCCCATTCCATCTCGCCTAAAAATTTAAGCCTGATGTAATATAGCCAGAGTTTCCACAAAAGATAGCCGAGTATCGCCGGCAGCCACAAAAAACTGGAATCCAGCAACACCCTGAAAAAACCGAGAAAAAAACTTTGAACCGAAAACAGCTCCATGGCTTTTATTATAGCACTGTTTGGGATTTTTTAGAACTTCCGCCCGAACTTTATGAACCTGCCTGCCGGCAGGCAGGCTTTACAAACTTTTAACTTTAAAAACTAGGAAATCAGGTATTTCCCTTCTTTGTTTCTCCTGAAAAATTCCCTGTTTTGAAGATTAACGAGAATGGTGTTCTCTTTGACGTATCTTTCCTTGAGAACTCTTTTGATTATTTCGTCTTTAGCGGCCGGACCTTCGGATTTGATTATGAATTTGATGATGTCTCTTACCGTGCCGTACTTGTAACCCCAGTCGGACAAGGCGTAAAGTCCGCGCCCGACGAGAACAAACCGCCCGTCCTTTATCAGCTCGTTATGCACCGTGGCCGGGTTGGCCGGTTTGGAGAAATGCGAGGATATTTTTTGAGCCACTTCGGTAAAGTGCATCGGGGAACCTTCTTTTCTTAAAACAAGATAAGCCAAATCTCTCACGCCCCTCGGCTTGATGCTGGGAGAAACGGACAATCCCCACTCGCCCAAAGCGTTGGCACCTATGACCTTGGAGATATTGAGCCACCTTCTGGCGGCCTCCTCGCTTATATTTTCGCCCGTGGCGTTTTCCGCGTATTTTTTCAAAGAAGAAACGATGTGCTTCTCCGCCACCAGGTCGTCTTCTTTTATGTCATTGTGCAGCGAGCGCAAAGCGTCGTGGATTTTGTCAGCCGTTTCCTGGCTTATCGTCCAGCGATGATGGAACTCGTCGTCTTCCTTAAGCTTGGTGAACTCGTCGCCCAGAACCAACAAAAAGTAAACGTGGTTCTCGTGAGACGGGTCGCCCGACAACGAAGAAAGAACGTCTTTCTCGGAAAGAATTCGGCCTTTTTGCTCTATGGCTTCTTTAAGCTCGGCGAAAACATCGGCGGCCGACTCAAAAGCCGGATTTTCTTTGATGACATTGAAAGCGAAGTTGGTGATTTGCCTGACCCGTTCCCTGGTTATGCCATACTGGTCTCCGATGGCTTCAAGAGTCATTTTTTCCACGTTTTCGCCCAACCCAAAACGCTGAACCACGATATCTTTGGTCCTTTCCTTGAGACAGGATATAAATTGTTTGGTAACGCTTTTTGGTTTGAAACTTAGTGTCGCCATTTTAATTTTTATACGCGGTTAAGGTCGCGTTATTATGCTTATTATTTTATCGGGCACGAAAATTATTTTTTCTATGCCCTTTTCGTTTACATATTTTTTAACATTTTCACGTTTTAATGTCAATACTCTGGCTTCTTCTTCGGAAATTCCCGCCGGCGCCTCAAAAACATCCCTGGTTTTGCCGTCTATCTGCACCACCAATTTGAACGTTTTTTCTTTGATTTTCTCCTCGTCAAAAACCGGCCATTTTTCAAGATGAATTGAAGTTTTATGACCAAGTATCCCCTGCCAAATTTCCTCCGCCAAATGCGGCGCGAAAGGAGCGAGAAGCTTTATAAAACTCTCCATCTGCGGAATTGACATTGGCGTGCTTTTAACAAGACCTGTTGGTAATTCTTTTCTTGCCAGGTTGAAAAAGATCATCAAGGATGATATCGCCGTGTTGAATTTAAAATTTTCTATGTCTTCGGAAACCTTTTTGATTGTCTTATTAAGATCCGCGCTAATTTCTCCGCCCCAATCTTTTCTCCCATATAATTCTTTATTTTTAGAATCAGCTTTAACGTCTTTTTCATAATTTTCTTTCCACCCGTAAACATAGTCAAAGATACTCGCCAAAAATCTTCTAAGTCCTATTAAGTTTTTTTCGCTCCATGGTATCGCCTGTTCAAACGGACCCATAAACATCTCGTACATCCTTAGCGTGTCCG
The nucleotide sequence above comes from Candidatus Paceibacter sp.. Encoded proteins:
- the gnd gene encoding decarboxylating 6-phosphogluconate dehydrogenase; this translates as MKKKIGYIGLGKMGLNMVERLLGFGYEIVVYDKNPEAAARAAKSGARGAENIAKLVSSLESPRLMWLMTPHQTVDEVLDEILPRLNAGDTVIDGGNSPYAETVRRGKMLEGKGVNFLDVGVSGGPGGARDGACLMIGGEEKTYREHLELFADIAAPGAYGYMGKCGAGHFVKMVHNGIEYGMMQAIAEGFSVLKKSEFDLSMKEVAALYNKGSVIESRLIGWAQKAFEKYGEDLDGISSKVAATGEGLWTTEEAKRLNVPVPVIEESVNFRRQSEKNPSYAGKVLSALRNQFGGHDAAEKK
- a CDS encoding GIY-YIG nuclease family protein; amino-acid sequence: MFYTYVLLSGKDKNLYIGFSENLKQRFDEHSAGLVEATKNRLPIKLIYYEACLSKESALARENFFKTGFGRRFLKNRLGLNKLIAPK
- a CDS encoding O-antigen ligase family protein: MNKSFNIIKYFALLGVFLTPFIVLIVSSNMFFPFITGKNFTFRIMVEVVAALWLVLMIFDARYRPAKGWILWMFGAFLGSMILSSIFGVNFYKSFWSNYERMEGLITYIHLFAYFIALTALLKTEKVWGWFLNTTLGVSVIVAVYGVLQLSGALATHQGNRLDATLGNATYLAIYMVMHIFLAMIMYFRQSGRAKYAYLPVVILEAVVLYYTATRGAILGIMGGLLVSSFLIVLFSQSKKLKKVSLAFIVGILAVSGAFWLMKDSAFVKASPVLTRFSVISVTERTTESRLNIWKMSWNGFKEKPLFGWGPENYNLVFNKYYEPILWKQEPWFDRAHNVFFDRLTMNGMFGLLVYLGLFGSGIFAVWRGKKKGVFSATDAALLTGMFGAYFFHNLFVFDNLASWVLFTVFLAYIHARTSKQSPAAVPQKAGEEFNYGKAMAATVLAGGALFSVYALNVPGIMTSKGIIDAFKLSGTGQYRETLDSFKKAIAYDSFGKMEAREHLANFAMTVYGRIPDQALSNEIMDYTLEQMVKQTEEYPDDIREMVFLASLYNKKGDNVKAIEVLNEAITLSPNKQQLYFELGTSYINSKQYDKGLETLKKSFKLDQEYDEARQIYAVGAVFAGQDKLAEELMKDHGGTIIADERFLKAYASKNNYAKVESILKKFIEQNPSEIQYRLNLAAVYFQTGKRTQSIEQIEEAIKIRPDFKAEGEVYIKQIREGKI
- a CDS encoding sugar transferase, which produces MISGNRLKKISLAAGDAVAFYASLFLALTVRYWSFPGQELWEIHRGPFLFVNALWILILYISGFYDPNKFINSTKILAVLKTMAIGAGGAILIFYFIPYFNIAPKTNLFIDAAFSSMLLWGWRNFFKLVSIKSHKIKVFFLGESKETMEFKDFLDVNPHLGYKTVGDAEAADIIVATEESKQDKETVKTLYEKVLAGKTIMEFSRLYESLTGKVPVSAISKAWFMENLLEINKQSFEKVKKWLDLALTVVVFSLFAATFPFVALAIKTTSPGPIFYRQKRAGKNGEPIEIIKYRSMVKDAEKNGAEWAKAKDNRVTIIGNFLRKTRIDELPQVINVAKGELSFVGPRPERPEFTAELAKKIPYYPMRQLIKPGLTGWAQINFPYGASIEDATQKLQYDLYYVKNRSLPLEISILLKTIMTILRREGR
- the mnmA gene encoding tRNA 2-thiouridine(34) synthase MnmA, whose amino-acid sequence is MKKSGENKKTKVFVAMSGGVDSSVAALLLRKQGYNLVGCYIKGWYPPGIICSWKEDRRDAMRVCAKLGIPFITIDAEKEYKKEVADYMISEYKAGRTPNPDIMCNKHIKFGVFLKKALAMGADHIATGHYVKIEKGRLKIAKDLNKDQSYFLWTLTQEQLKHCLFPIGDLLKSEVREIAKKHGLATAEKEESQGVCFIGEFNMEDFLKKSIKPKKGKVVNEKKETIGTHDGLAFYTIGQRRGFGFKGGAAPYYVVAKDFKKNILVAAEKAAENKFAEKEVAIMDANWISGFAPDKNKKYKARIRYRQPLEECKIRIKNQELRIKEKRENSNNILIHNSEFVILFDNPQKAVTPGQSLVIYDGEELAGGGIIV
- a CDS encoding endolytic transglycosylase MltG; translated protein: MDSPYNTYLYKGLPPGPIANPGLDAIDAALNPEDSPYLYYLHDKNSTTRFARTYEEHLKNVEKYLK
- a CDS encoding endolytic transglycosylase MltG gives rise to the protein MIRIKKGASLREVSGLMKNENLIKNKTAFVVAAGISAKANKIKHGDYLFEKRTSALAIIRRVVRGEFGVQPVKIVVPEGSDNLDIAGMFSDFEYFDKEKFIKESEGKEGYLFPDTYLFFKTAEAEEIIGEMTANFKKKVGDISKDALIMASMIEKEASNGQDRKVISGILWKRIKINMPLQVDAVFPYITGEKEISKLIRLTIRIFTKDCRPVQSPIQVWTP